In Chloroflexota bacterium, the following are encoded in one genomic region:
- a CDS encoding Ig-like domain-containing protein codes for MKRAVPLRNMAVLVLGFAVLAAILYYASTVDARGPAVVAISLTQHLSDDADLALTTTSIEVDFSEPVEHASAQAAFAIDPPIDGAFSWSATSLTFTPAARLPLRTEFEVSIGPGVRDRAGNEMVGVPERFTFVTVGNPTVVGSDPLDAAGDVALDAPIVVDFSTLMDTASVEGAIEVTPTSEVALRWSRERLTVVPVAGWEANRRYSLTIGVGARDQAGTPLERPFRLSFRTVAAGLTVDAIVPADGVAGISVITPIALVFRQPLDPESVHDDLLTITPAVAGSLDVIAPPGAGGLTDAAARILRFQPSGPLDPNTTYQVTLGPGLLGADGTGMPTGMSWTFTTGAPTATLSNQVVFVSNRAGIANLWAMNPDGSNQRQLSAELSPVISYAVSPDGRAYLTGDGAGIVWQGTDGTARRLLTEPGVIEFDAAYSPDGTVITFGRADPVLGSSLGLWMRDADGSDARPIELPSGSLASPSAGQATPVPLLRAPRMSPDGTALAFVDEAGRVGILDLELQQHTSAPFVALSEPTWLPDGSGVLVAGLTAGSAIDPMPYRPHSAVAILDPASRELGATQVAVLQVVSLGRFATSVSATAFGSGASRPAVDAAGRYAFVRLAGAETGGGDLWVTSALGATGEAIAVPGPGTRSASFAPEPGSMVIGAEPGGIWLLSLGSGQVQRLTADGWLPHWLP; via the coding sequence ATGAAGCGCGCCGTGCCACTCAGGAACATGGCGGTACTCGTGCTCGGGTTCGCGGTGCTTGCCGCCATCCTGTATTACGCATCGACGGTCGACGCCCGCGGCCCGGCCGTGGTCGCGATCTCGCTGACGCAGCACCTCAGTGACGATGCCGATCTGGCGCTGACCACCACCAGCATCGAGGTCGACTTCTCTGAGCCCGTCGAGCACGCCTCGGCACAGGCAGCCTTCGCCATCGACCCCCCGATCGACGGCGCGTTCAGCTGGAGCGCGACCAGCCTCACCTTCACACCGGCCGCTCGTCTGCCGTTGCGGACTGAGTTTGAGGTCTCCATCGGCCCTGGCGTCCGTGACCGTGCGGGCAACGAGATGGTCGGGGTGCCCGAGCGGTTCACCTTCGTGACCGTCGGGAATCCCACGGTCGTCGGGTCGGATCCGCTCGATGCCGCCGGCGATGTCGCACTCGACGCACCGATCGTGGTGGACTTCTCGACCCTGATGGACACCGCCTCGGTTGAGGGTGCGATCGAGGTTACGCCCACCTCCGAAGTGGCGCTGCGCTGGAGCCGCGAGCGACTGACGGTCGTGCCGGTTGCCGGCTGGGAGGCCAATCGTCGGTACTCGCTGACGATCGGGGTCGGCGCACGGGATCAGGCGGGTACGCCGCTCGAGCGCCCGTTCCGGCTCTCGTTCCGCACCGTGGCGGCCGGGCTCACGGTCGATGCGATCGTTCCCGCCGACGGGGTTGCCGGAATCTCCGTCATCACCCCGATCGCGCTCGTCTTCCGCCAGCCGCTCGACCCGGAGAGCGTGCACGATGACCTGCTGACCATCACGCCGGCCGTGGCGGGCTCCCTGGACGTGATCGCTCCGCCGGGCGCGGGCGGCCTCACTGACGCTGCTGCGCGGATCCTGCGATTCCAGCCGTCCGGCCCGCTCGATCCCAACACGACCTACCAGGTCACGCTCGGACCCGGCCTGCTCGGTGCCGACGGGACGGGAATGCCCACGGGCATGTCGTGGACCTTCACCACCGGGGCTCCAACGGCCACCCTCTCCAACCAGGTCGTCTTCGTCTCCAACCGCGCCGGGATCGCGAACCTGTGGGCCATGAATCCCGACGGGTCGAACCAGCGTCAGCTCTCGGCCGAGCTCTCACCCGTCATCTCGTATGCGGTGTCGCCCGACGGGCGTGCCTATCTCACCGGGGACGGCGCCGGGATCGTCTGGCAGGGGACGGACGGCACGGCGCGTCGCCTGCTGACCGAACCGGGCGTCATCGAGTTCGACGCTGCCTACTCGCCCGATGGCACGGTCATCACCTTCGGTCGCGCCGATCCTGTGTTGGGATCGAGCCTGGGCCTCTGGATGCGTGACGCCGATGGGAGCGACGCGCGGCCGATCGAGCTCCCGTCGGGCTCGCTCGCGTCCCCGTCGGCGGGTCAGGCGACGCCGGTGCCCCTGCTGCGTGCCCCGCGCATGTCCCCCGACGGAACCGCCCTCGCGTTCGTCGATGAGGCGGGGCGAGTCGGCATCCTTGACCTCGAGCTGCAGCAGCACACCTCCGCCCCCTTCGTGGCGCTCTCTGAGCCGACCTGGCTCCCCGACGGGAGCGGGGTGCTGGTCGCGGGCCTGACTGCCGGCTCGGCGATAGACCCGATGCCCTATCGGCCCCATTCGGCGGTGGCGATCCTCGATCCAGCATCGCGCGAGCTGGGGGCGACCCAGGTGGCCGTGCTGCAGGTCGTGAGCCTGGGCCGCTTCGCAACCTCGGTCAGCGCCACCGCGTTCGGTTCCGGCGCTTCGCGGCCGGCCGTCGACGCCGCTGGCCGCTACGCCTTCGTTCGGCTGGCTGGCGCCGAGACTGGCGGAGGAGACCTCTGGGTAACATCGGCGCTCGGGGCGACCGGCGAGGCGATTGCCGTCCCGGGCCCCGGCACGCGCTCGGCATCCTTCGCCCCCGAACCGGGATCGATGGTGATCGGCGCGGAGCCGGGGGGCATCTGGCTCCTCAGCCTGGGGAGCGGCCAGGTGCAGCGGCTCACCGCGGATGGCTGGCTGCCACACTGGCTGCCCTGA
- the lepB gene encoding signal peptidase I produces the protein MTYTPPPTPGSDLPASGEPPAPRRRLGCALEIVETLVLTLVIYLVIHNFVAQPFEVEQQSMVPTVNPGEYVLIDKISPRFNDYERGDVVVFQPPDGFGQGGVPFIKRVIGMPGDKVSLENGRVFVQEPGGSPVRIEEPYVVHTIGGGIAPTLPKDSEGTTSWTVPAGTYFVMGDNRPDSQDSRFFGVVERELIVGRAWLRYFPLDRVGLVDHPTYAGLSTAAYDRAGSSATIQLSMARP, from the coding sequence ATGACCTACACCCCTCCGCCGACGCCCGGCTCAGACCTGCCGGCCAGCGGCGAGCCACCGGCCCCGCGTCGCAGGCTCGGATGCGCCCTCGAGATCGTCGAGACACTGGTGCTGACGCTGGTGATCTACCTGGTCATTCACAACTTCGTGGCCCAGCCGTTCGAGGTTGAGCAGCAGTCGATGGTGCCGACCGTCAACCCCGGCGAATACGTGCTGATCGACAAGATCTCGCCGCGGTTCAACGATTACGAGCGGGGCGACGTCGTCGTCTTCCAGCCGCCCGACGGGTTCGGACAGGGCGGGGTGCCGTTCATCAAGCGCGTCATCGGCATGCCCGGCGACAAGGTCAGCCTGGAGAACGGTCGCGTCTTCGTGCAGGAGCCCGGCGGGAGCCCGGTGCGCATCGAGGAGCCGTACGTCGTTCACACCATCGGTGGCGGGATCGCACCGACCCTGCCGAAGGACTCGGAGGGGACCACCTCCTGGACCGTCCCCGCGGGCACCTATTTCGTGATGGGCGACAACCGTCCCGACAGCCAGGACTCGCGCTTCTTCGGGGTGGTCGAGCGCGAGCTGATCGTGGGTCGCGCCTGGCTGCGCTACTTCCCCCTGGATCGGGTGGGCCTGGTGGACCACCCGACCTACGCCGGCCTCTCGACCGCAGCCTACGACCGGGCAGGCTCCTCGGCCACGATCCAGCTGTCGATGGCGCGTCCGTAG
- the ndk gene encoding nucleoside-diphosphate kinase: protein MERTLVLIKPDGVQRGLVGEIVGRFERKGLKLVGLRMLDVSRALAERHYAVHEGKHFYAGLVDFIISGPVAAVALEGPDAIATVRRMVGSTMPNEAEPGTIRGDLGISGLRNLIHASDAVETAAAELAFWFDPEDLVDYGRAIDSWIVAEEPARS, encoded by the coding sequence ATGGAACGCACACTCGTCCTGATCAAGCCGGATGGCGTCCAGCGAGGGCTCGTCGGAGAGATCGTCGGCCGATTCGAGCGGAAGGGACTCAAACTGGTCGGACTGCGCATGCTGGACGTGTCACGAGCCCTCGCCGAACGGCATTACGCCGTTCACGAAGGGAAGCATTTCTACGCGGGCCTGGTCGACTTCATCATCTCCGGCCCGGTCGCCGCAGTGGCGCTCGAGGGGCCCGATGCCATTGCCACCGTCCGCCGCATGGTTGGCAGCACGATGCCCAACGAGGCCGAGCCGGGCACCATCCGCGGCGACCTGGGGATCAGCGGCCTGCGAAACTTGATTCACGCCTCGGATGCGGTGGAGACCGCGGCCGCGGAGCTCGCGTTCTGGTTCGATCCGGAGGACCTGGTCGACTACGGACGCGCCATCGACAGCTGGATCGTGGCCGAGGAGCCTGCCCGGTCGTAG
- a CDS encoding pitrilysin family protein, producing the protein MLPNGLRVVTQPMPTARSVAVGLFVGVGSRSEDEAHAGLSHLLEHLVFKGTRRYPEPGGLSEAVEGCGGSVNAATDRELTIYTARVPAEAASRALEVVADLVLSPLLRKRDLIGEKPVIVDEIRMYVDSPGDHVFSLFDELLFGAHPLGREIAGTPRSVRRARHDTVIGHWERWYRPANIVLTAAGAIQHDAVLRAARGWFEAGGPESVPTHLPPALEAPKPAAPGAVRLAFRRLSQGNLCIGMPGVARDHPDRWALDLLGAVLGDGMSSRLFVELRERRSLSYDVSTFGATYADCGTFGVHAGFEPDQAPALIAAILEQLERVVQEPVSSAELDRARAYTRGRLELRMEETGAVASWFGTGESLLPRILTVDEVIERLEAVTVDDLLRVARQHVRPELARLAVLGPFRSRLGFERMVQR; encoded by the coding sequence GTGCTGCCCAACGGTCTGCGGGTGGTCACCCAGCCGATGCCGACCGCACGCTCCGTCGCCGTTGGACTCTTCGTCGGCGTCGGCTCGCGGAGCGAGGACGAGGCGCACGCCGGGCTCTCCCACCTCCTCGAGCACCTTGTCTTCAAGGGGACGCGGCGCTATCCGGAGCCCGGCGGCCTGTCGGAGGCGGTCGAGGGATGTGGTGGCAGCGTCAACGCGGCGACCGACCGCGAGCTGACGATCTATACCGCACGCGTCCCGGCCGAGGCCGCGTCGCGAGCCCTGGAGGTGGTGGCCGATCTCGTCCTGTCGCCGCTCCTTCGCAAGCGCGACCTCATCGGCGAGAAGCCGGTGATCGTCGACGAGATCCGCATGTACGTCGACTCGCCGGGAGACCACGTCTTCAGCCTCTTCGACGAGCTCCTCTTCGGCGCTCACCCGCTCGGACGGGAGATCGCCGGCACGCCCCGCAGTGTGCGCCGCGCGCGGCACGACACCGTCATCGGTCACTGGGAGCGCTGGTACCGGCCAGCGAACATCGTGCTCACCGCGGCGGGTGCTATCCAGCACGACGCGGTCCTGCGGGCAGCACGAGGCTGGTTCGAGGCCGGTGGGCCCGAATCGGTTCCGACCCACCTGCCGCCCGCGCTGGAGGCACCCAAGCCGGCGGCGCCCGGTGCGGTACGGCTCGCCTTCCGCCGGCTCTCCCAGGGAAACCTGTGCATCGGGATGCCCGGCGTGGCCCGCGATCACCCCGACCGCTGGGCGCTCGACCTGCTGGGTGCAGTCCTGGGCGACGGGATGAGCAGCCGCCTGTTCGTGGAGCTGCGCGAGCGACGATCGTTGTCCTACGACGTGTCGACCTTTGGCGCCACGTACGCGGATTGTGGAACGTTCGGCGTGCACGCCGGTTTCGAGCCGGACCAGGCGCCGGCCCTGATCGCCGCCATCCTGGAGCAGCTGGAGCGGGTCGTTCAGGAGCCGGTCAGCTCGGCAGAGCTCGATCGGGCTCGCGCCTACACCCGCGGACGCCTGGAGCTGCGCATGGAAGAGACGGGAGCCGTGGCATCCTGGTTCGGGACGGGCGAGAGCCTGCTGCCGCGGATCCTGACCGTGGACGAGGTGATCGAGCGGCTCGAGGCGGTGACGGTCGATGACCTGCTGCGAGTGGCACGACAACACGTGCGACCCGAGCTCGCCCGCCTCGCCGTGCTCGGCCCGTTCCGCTCGCGCCTCGGCTTCGAACGGATGGTGCAGAGATGA